Proteins encoded by one window of Lycium barbarum isolate Lr01 chromosome 11, ASM1917538v2, whole genome shotgun sequence:
- the LOC132619729 gene encoding uncharacterized protein LOC132619729 yields MGVTHHCISLVQKNAKALCDLRASINLIPLDIFNKLGLGTSRPTTMKLLMADRTVNKLVGILYDVLVRVDRFIFSAEFVILDCEVYFKVPIILGRPFLAMGHDLVDVERGDLKFRMNDEEITFQIYKSMKQPADMSVVSVIYTIDEAIETTVEHEHASEMLAAVIMNYEGENEEEFEETINALVGMGTYKYNPKKLDLDLENREKPPAKPCIIEPPTLELKPLPSHLRYEFLGPNNTFPVIISVWLTDEQRHRLMVILRKYKKAIGWCIVDIQGIPPRISTHKI; encoded by the coding sequence ATGGGGGTTACACACCATTGTATCTCTTTGGTTCAAAAGAATGCAAAGGCCTTATGTGATCTTagagcaagcatcaatttgataCCTCTTGATATCTTTAACAAATTAGGTTTGGGCACTTCTCGACCCACAACTATGAAGTTGCTAATGGCGGATAGAACCGTAAATAAACTGGTAggtattctttatgatgtgcttgtgagAGTAGATCGATTCATTTTTTCGGCCGAGTTTGTGATTTTAGATTGTGAAGTTTATTTCAAAGTgcccataatcttgggaagacctTTCTTAGCTATGGGGCATGATCTTGTAGATGTAGAGAGGGGTGATTtaaaatttagaatgaatgatgaagagatcaccTTCCAAATTTACAAAtcaatgaaacaaccggcggatatgagtgtCGTGTCAGTTATTTATACAATTGATGAAGCCATAGAGACAACCGTTGAGCATGAACATGCGAGTGAGATGTTGGCAGCCGTGATAATGAACTATGAGGGGGAAAATGAAGaagaatttgaggaaacgattAATGCATTAGTGGGGATGGGTACATACAAATACAATCCCAaaaagcttgatcttgatctaGAAAATCGTGAGAAGCCTCCTGCAAAGCCCTGTATCATTGAGCCTCCCAccttggaactcaaacctcttccttcacatttgaggtatgaatTCCTTGGACCAAACAACACTTTTCCCGTGATAATCTCCGTCTGGTTGACAGATGAACAAAGACATCGACTAATGGTGATCTTGAGGAAGTACAAAAAGGCAATTGGGTGGTGTATTGTGGATATTCAAGGGATTCCTCCCAGAATCTCCACCCATAAAATCTAA
- the LOC132617574 gene encoding small ribosomal subunit protein uS3x-like, with translation MDKAIQISKKRKFVADGVFFAELNEVLTRELAEDGYSGVEVRVTPMRTEIIIRATRTQNVLGEKGRRIRELTSVVQKRFNFKENSVELYAEKVNNRGLCAIAQAESLRYKLLGGLAVRRACYGVLRFIMESGAKGCEVIVSGKLRAQRAKAMKFKDGYMISSGQPVNEYIDSAVRHVLLRQGVLGIKVKIMLDWDPKGKQGPMTPLPDLVTIHPPKEEEEYLRVPVAAPADIEPPVVQQAFVASA, from the exons ATGGATAAGGCTATTCAGATCAGCAAAAAGAGAAAG TTTGTGGCAGATGGAGTGTTTTTTGCAGAGTTGAATGAAGTGTTGACACGTGAATTGGCAGAAGATGGGTATTCAGGAGTGGAAGTTAGAGTTACTCCAATGAGAACTGAAATCATTATCAGAGCTACTCGTACTCAAAATGTTCTTG GTGAGAAGGGGAGGAGGATTAGGGAGTTGACATCGGTTGTCCAGAAGAGGTTCAATTTTAAAGAGAACAGCGTGGAGCTGTATGCTGAGAAGGTTAACAACAGAGGGCTTTGTGCCATTGCTCAGGCTGAGTCACTTCGATACAAGCTCCTTGGTGGTCTTGCCGTCAGGAG GGCATGCTATGGTGTTTTGAGATTTATCATGGAGAGTGGAGCCAAAGGATGTGAG GTGATCGTAAGTGGAAAATTGAGAGCTCAGCGTGCCAAGGCCATGAAGTTCAAAGATGGGTACATGATTTCTTCCGGTCAGCCTGTGAACGAGTATATTGACTCTGCAGTAAGACATGTTCTCTTGAGACAG GGAGTACTTGGAATCAAGGTCAAGATCATGCTTGATTGGGATCCCAAAGGAAAGCAAGGTCCAATGACACCTCTTCCAGATCTTGTCACAATCCATCCTCCCAAGGAGGAAGAGGAATACCTCAGGGTACCAGTGGCAGCGCCAGCTGACATTGAGCCTCCCGTTGTGCAGCAAGCCTTTGTTGCATCAGCttaa